Proteins found in one Plasmodium coatneyi strain Hackeri chromosome 10, complete sequence genomic segment:
- a CDS encoding Myo-inositol 1-phosphate synthase — MENFRGLKFATKAPKGSSAYGKEDGIEVKFDRKEDENFVYSSYEHVETQVQKKSSSNNGGTVGAGGQVTFSCKKVSTNYEIKVEKMKEKKLGVLLIGIGGNNATTLLGGICANAKKLTYTNKYDVKKANYLGSVFLSSNVRLGYDAKSREHSYCPIHKLIEVYNPENITFGGWDLNNLNLKDCLVRNKVFEQDLVEKIKDDMNYVPLKSVYFKGNFIAANQQKRVNNILVGKNKLEVLEEVRKQICSFKKTNNLDEVIVLWSGNTEKNIAHIEGVNDTYENILLACKNNHPSVSPSIVYALASVLENCPFINSSPQNTLVNGVVHLAQEKGIFIVGNDLKTGQTKIKNFLLDFYFGTGLKPKSIVSYNHLGNNDGKNLSSDLQFYSKKISKSNLICDYVKANEHMYADEEEEAALSNKFTNQSGDYCKGDSLLSTSTDVSDLQADYAYVDAIENQKVNSEIVIKYVPYVGDDKKAIDEYISEIFMNGKNTISLYNVCQDSLLASPILIDLILLVELSQRVYFKVEDKQPDQRWGDYQLTHTIVKEKYPEFKKMECVLFLSSLFCKSPFNSSVYKTRHSFFSQLESLCNYVRVICGLPVDDHLDLPYMI; from the exons ATGGAAAACTTTCGGGGTTTGAAGTTCGCCACGAAGGCGCCAAAAGGAAGCAGCGCCTACGGAAAGGAGGACGGAATCGAGGTGAAGTTCGACAGGAAGGAAGACGAAAACTTTGTGTACTCGTCGTACGAGCATGTAGAGACGCAAGTGCAGAAGAAGTCGAGCAGCAATAATGGTGGAACAGTTGGTGCGGGGGGACAGGTGACGTTCTCCTGCAAGAAGGTGAGCACGAACTACGAAATCAAGGTagagaaaatgaaggaaaaaaaactgggGGTCCTATTAATTGGCATAGGAGGAAACAACGCCACCACGTTGTTAGGGGGAATCTGCGCAAACGCAAAAAAACTAACGTACACAAATAAGTACGACGTGAAGAAGGCCAACTATTTGGGTAGTGTATTTCTCTCCTCTAATGTAAGGCTAGGTTATGACGCGAAGAGTAGGGAACATTCCTACTGCCCGATACACAAGCTAATTGAGGTGTACAATCCTGAAAATATCACCTTCGGAGGATGGGACCTTAACAACCTGAACTTAAAAGATTGTCTGGTGAGGAACAAAGTATTTGAACAGGActtggtggaaaaaataaaagacgACATGAATTACGTTCCACTGAAAAGTGTGTACTTTAAGGGAAATTTCATTGCAGCTAATCAACAGAAGAGAGTGAACAATATTCTTGTGGGAAAGAATAAGCTAGAAGTTCTGGAAGAAGTGAGAAAACAAATTTGCTCCTTTAAGAAGACCAACAATTTAGACGAAGTAATTGTCCTATGGTCTGGGAACACTGAGAAGAATATTGCACACATTGAAGGGGTGAATGATACATATGAAAATATTCTCTTAGCATGTAAGAATAATCACCCGTCTGTTTCCCCAAGTATTGTGTATGCCTTGGCGTCTGTTTTGGAAAACTGTCCCTTTATTAATAGCAGTCCCCAGAATACTCTCGTCAATGGTGTGGTACACCTTGCTCAGGAGAAGGGCATTTTCATCGTCGGCAATGACTTGAAGACGGGCCAAACGAAGATCAAGAACTTCCTCCTGGACTTTTACTTCGGCACTG GCCTGAAGCCCAAGAGTATCGTCTCGTACAACCACCTCGGAAACAACGACGGAAAGAACCTCTCCTCTGACCTCCAATTTTACAGCAAGAAAATTTCCAAGAGTAATCTCATCTGTGATTACGTGAAGGCCAACGAGCATATGTATGCagacgaagaagaggaagcagCCCTGTCGAATAAGTTCACGAATCAGAGTGGAGACTACTGCAAGGGAGACAGTCTGCTGTCCACCTCCACGGATGTCTCAGACCTGCAAGCAGATTACGCATATGTAGACGCAATAGAAAACCAGAAGGTTAACAGCGAGATTGTTATAAAGTACGTTCCCTACGTAGGAGATGATAAGAAAGCCATCGATGAGTATATCAGTGAAATATTTatgaacggaaaaaataccATTTCGTTGTACAATGTTTGCCAAGATTCTCTTCTAGCTTCTCCCATTTTAATTGATCTAATCCTATTGGTGGAATTGTCTCAGCGGGTTTACTTCAAGG TCGAAGATAAGCAACCCGATCAACGTTGGGGGGATTATCAACTGACTCACACCATTGTTAAGGAGAAATATCCtgagtttaaaaaaatggaatgtgttCTCTTCCTGTCCAgtcttttttgtaaatctCCTTTCAATTCAAGTGTGTACAAAACGAGAcactccttcttttcccagTTGGAAAGTCTCTGCAATTATGTGCGAGTTATTTGTGGCCTCCCCGTGGACGATCACCTGGACCTCCCCTACATGATCTGA